One Setaria viridis chromosome 7, Setaria_viridis_v4.0, whole genome shotgun sequence genomic region harbors:
- the LOC117862809 gene encoding 21 kDa protein-like — translation MWRHHHHVLVLLACLSVLAAAAAASPAKPRPSSPGSVPPAVAVDYVRRSCRWTRYPLVCESTLVPCAPAVGRSPRRLARAALVVGADRARNCSAYIKAGGGGKGPAAKDCAELARDAEELLRQSAAEMERMGRAGTPRFEWSLSNVQTWASAALTDASTCLDSLAQAASAKEDRDAVKRRVVAVAEATSNALALVNRLDPAPHRRL, via the coding sequence ATgtggcgccaccaccaccatgtccTTGTCCTGCTCGCTTGCCTCTCGGTCctggcggccgccgctgccgcgtcgccggcgaagcCGAGGCCGTCGTCCCCCGGTTCCGTCCCCCCGGCCGTCGCGGTGGACTACGTCCGCCGGTCGTGCCGGTGGACGCGGTACCCGCTCGTGTGCGAGAGCACCCTGGTCCCCTGCGCGCCGGCCGTGGGTCGCAGCCCGCGTcggctggcgcgggcggcgctggtggtggGCGCCGACCGCGCGCGCAACTGCTCCGCCTACAtcaaggccggcggcggcggcaaggggccggcggcgaaggACTGCGCGGAGCTGGCGCGCGACGCGGAGGAGCTGCTCCGGCagtcggcggcggagatggagcGGATGGGGCGGGCCGGCACGCCGCGCTTCGAGTGGTCGCTCAGCAACGTGCAGACCTGGGCCAGCGCCGCGCTCACCGACGCCTCCACCTGCCTCGACTCCCTCGCCCAGGCCGCCAGCGCCAAGGAGGACAGGGACGCCGTCAAGAGGcgggtggtggccgtggcggaGGCCACCAGCAACGCGCTCGCGCTCGTCAACCGGCTCGACCCGGCACCGCACCGCCGGCTCTAG
- the LOC117865307 gene encoding UNC93-like protein 1 isoform X1, with protein sequence MSAMATTQQPVEEKEMSPPAKRGFFRYNSPLTQVFLISLVCFCCPGMFNALSGLGGGGQIDHTTIDKANTAVYACFAVFGVVGGAAHNIFGPRNTLLLGALAYPLYAASFLYYNHHHSETFPVTAGALLGVGAGLLWAAQGAIITSYPPPNRRGTYISLFWCFYNLGGVIGGLFPFSFNYHRGSNAASVNDGTYIAFMAFMLLGVTLTLLILPPNKIIRDDGSKATKFTYSSMGKEGTEILKLFTNWKMLLVLPAAWASNFFYTYQFNNVNGVLFNLRTQGLNNVFYWCARMIGSAGIGYFLDFGLASCRKRGLIGVAIVAVLGTAIWGGGLANQLRYKDGKWQDLIDFKDGLRYAGPLLLFFSYGLLDAMFQSLVYWIIGALANDSQILSRYVGFYNAVQSAGAAVAWQIDMHKTPLITQLVVNWALMTVSYPLLVLLLFLAVKDQETRGMISN encoded by the exons ATGTCTGCGATGGCCACGACGCAGCAGCcagtggaggagaaggagatgTCGCCACCTGCGAAACGCGGGTTCTTCCGCTACAACTCCCCACTGACGCAGgtgttcttgataagccttgTGTGCTTCTGCTGCCCCGGCATGTTCAATGCACTCTCTGGCCTTGGTGGTGGCGGCCAGATCGATCACACCACCATCGACAAGGCTAACACTGCCGTCTACGCCTGCTTTGCCGTCTTCGGCGTCGTTGGCGGCGCAGCTCATAACATCTTTGGCCCACGCAATACCCTGCTCCTAGGTGCCCTCGCGTACCCACTCTATGCCGCCTCCTTCCTCTACTACAACCATCACCACTCGGAGACCTTCCCCGTCACTGCGGGAGCCCTCCTTGGTGTTGGGGCGGGCCTCCTCTGGGCTGCCCAGGGTGCTATCATAACCTCCTACCCACCCCCAAATCGCCGTGGAACATACATATCCCTTTTTTGGTGCTTCTACAACCTCGGAGGTGTCATCGGGGGGctcttccccttctccttcAACTACCATCGTGGTAGCAATGCCGCTAGCGTCAACGATGGAACTTACATTGCATTCATGGCCTTCATGCTCCTCGGAGTCACACTCACCCTCCTCATCTTGCCACCCAACAAGATCATTCGCGACGACGGAAGCAAGGCCACAAAGTTCACCTACTCCTCCATGGGCAAAGAGGGCACTGAAATCCTCAAGCTCTTCACCAACTGGAAGATGTTGCTCGTGCTCCCCGCTGCCTGGGCCAGCAACTTCTTCTACACCTACCAGTTCAACAACGTCAATGGCGTCCTCTTCAATCTCCGTACCCAGGGTCTCAATAACGTCTTCTATTGGTGCGCACGGATGATAGGCTCGGCTGGCATAGGATACTTTCTGGACTTCGGGCTCGCTAGCTGCAGGAAGAGGGGGCTCATTGGGGTTGCTATTGTTGCTGTGCTTGGCACTGCTATTTGGGGAGGAGGCCTTGCCAACCAGCTCAGGTACAAGGATGGAAAGTGGCAGGACCTCATCGATTTCAAGGATGGGCTCCGATACGCTGGCCCACTTTTGCTCTTCTTCAGCTACGGGCTACTTGATGCCATGTTCCAGAGCCTCGTCTATTGGATCATTGGTGCCCTCGCAAATGACTCACAGATCCTGAGCAG GTATGTCGGATTCTACAACGCAGTGCAGAGTGCTGGGGCAGCTGTTGCATGGCAAATCGACATGCACAAGACTCCTCTGATAACCCAGCTGGTTGTGAATTGGGCACTCATGACTGTCAGCTACCCATTGCTCGTCCTGCTGCTGTTCTTGGCTGTCAAGGACCAGGAAACTAGAGGGATGATAAGTAATTGA
- the LOC117865307 gene encoding UNC93-like protein 1 isoform X2, which yields MSAMATTQQPVEEKEMSPPAKRGFFRYNSPLTQVFLISLVCFCCPGMFNALSGLGGGGQIDHTTIDKANTAVYACFAVFGVVGGAAHNIFGPRNTLLLGALAYPLYAASFLYYNHHHSETFPVTAGALLGVGAGLLWAAQGAIITSYPPPNRRGTYISLFWCFYNLGGVIGGLFPFSFNYHRGSNAASVNDGTYIAFMAFMLLGVTLTLLILPPNKIIRDDGSKATKFTYSSMGKEGTEILKLFTNWKMLLVLPAAWASNFFYTYQFNNVNGVLFNLRTQGLNNVFYWCARMIGSAGIGYFLDFGLASCRKRGLIGVAIVAVLGTAIWGGGLANQLRYKDGKWQDLIDFKDGLRYAGPLLLFFSYGLLDAMFQSLVYWIIGALANDSQILSRYVGFYNAVQSAGAAVAWQIDMHKTPLITQLVVNWALMTVSYPLLVLLLFLAVKDEDNSVSSVEDNKEKCGKLALSAPTGFH from the exons ATGTCTGCGATGGCCACGACGCAGCAGCcagtggaggagaaggagatgTCGCCACCTGCGAAACGCGGGTTCTTCCGCTACAACTCCCCACTGACGCAGgtgttcttgataagccttgTGTGCTTCTGCTGCCCCGGCATGTTCAATGCACTCTCTGGCCTTGGTGGTGGCGGCCAGATCGATCACACCACCATCGACAAGGCTAACACTGCCGTCTACGCCTGCTTTGCCGTCTTCGGCGTCGTTGGCGGCGCAGCTCATAACATCTTTGGCCCACGCAATACCCTGCTCCTAGGTGCCCTCGCGTACCCACTCTATGCCGCCTCCTTCCTCTACTACAACCATCACCACTCGGAGACCTTCCCCGTCACTGCGGGAGCCCTCCTTGGTGTTGGGGCGGGCCTCCTCTGGGCTGCCCAGGGTGCTATCATAACCTCCTACCCACCCCCAAATCGCCGTGGAACATACATATCCCTTTTTTGGTGCTTCTACAACCTCGGAGGTGTCATCGGGGGGctcttccccttctccttcAACTACCATCGTGGTAGCAATGCCGCTAGCGTCAACGATGGAACTTACATTGCATTCATGGCCTTCATGCTCCTCGGAGTCACACTCACCCTCCTCATCTTGCCACCCAACAAGATCATTCGCGACGACGGAAGCAAGGCCACAAAGTTCACCTACTCCTCCATGGGCAAAGAGGGCACTGAAATCCTCAAGCTCTTCACCAACTGGAAGATGTTGCTCGTGCTCCCCGCTGCCTGGGCCAGCAACTTCTTCTACACCTACCAGTTCAACAACGTCAATGGCGTCCTCTTCAATCTCCGTACCCAGGGTCTCAATAACGTCTTCTATTGGTGCGCACGGATGATAGGCTCGGCTGGCATAGGATACTTTCTGGACTTCGGGCTCGCTAGCTGCAGGAAGAGGGGGCTCATTGGGGTTGCTATTGTTGCTGTGCTTGGCACTGCTATTTGGGGAGGAGGCCTTGCCAACCAGCTCAGGTACAAGGATGGAAAGTGGCAGGACCTCATCGATTTCAAGGATGGGCTCCGATACGCTGGCCCACTTTTGCTCTTCTTCAGCTACGGGCTACTTGATGCCATGTTCCAGAGCCTCGTCTATTGGATCATTGGTGCCCTCGCAAATGACTCACAGATCCTGAGCAG GTATGTCGGATTCTACAACGCAGTGCAGAGTGCTGGGGCAGCTGTTGCATGGCAAATCGACATGCACAAGACTCCTCTGATAACCCAGCTGGTTGTGAATTGGGCACTCATGACTGTCAGCTACCCATTGCTCGTCCTGCTGCTGTTCTTGGCTGTCAAGG ATGAGGACAACTCCGTTTCTTCAGTGGAGGACAACAAGGAGAAATGTGGTAAGCTAGCTCTATCTGCACCGACCGGTTTCCATTGA
- the LOC117863338 gene encoding sugar transport protein MST1, whose translation MAGGLTAVEGGRVHDYSGGVTVSVVVICLMAASCGLIFGYDVGVAGGVTQMESFLKKFFPEVLRGMKSAKRDAYCKYDNHLLTAFTSSLYIAATLASLVASRVTRRVGRQAIMLIGGALFLAGSIINAAAVNVAMLIIGRILLGFGVGFTAQAAPLYLAETSPARWRGAFTMAYHSFLCAGTVIANVVNYFTNPIPDWGWRVSLGAAAVPAIVIVAGALLVPDTPSSLVLRGQQDRARASLQRIRGADADVEAEFKDIVCAVEEARRHDEGALKRLRSKGYRPYAVMMVAIPVFFEFTGFIVIFIFAPVLFRTVGFSSQKAILGSVIINLVGLCAVVMSSLVVDRFGRRFLFLAGGVSMLLCQVAVSWILAAHLGKHDAAAGVTMARSYAEAVLVLMCLYTFSMGFSWGPVKWVIWSEIHPVDVRSVGQAISLSIAFVISFVETQVFMSLLCSLKFAIFLFFAGWVLAMTAFIAAFLPETKGVPLEAMRAVWARHWYWRRFVVVQDANKIPVE comes from the exons ATGGCAGGAGGATTAACCGCGGTCGAGGGCGGTCGGGTGCACGACTACAGCGGTGGCGTGACAGTCTCCGTTGTGGTCATCTGCCTCATGGCCGCCTCCTGCGGTCTCATCTTCGGCTATGACGTTGGTGTCGCAG GTGGCGTGACGCAAATGGAGTCATTCCTAAAGAAGTTCTTCCCGGAGGTGCTTCGTGGGATGAAGAGCGCAAAGCGCGACGCCTACTGCAAGTATGACAACCATCTTCTTACCGCGTTCACGTCATCGCTGTACATCGCAGCCACTCTGGCATCACTGGTGGCGAGCCGTGTGACGAGAAGGGTAGGTCGCCAAGCCATCATGCTCATCGGTGGCGCCTTGTTCCTCGCCGGCTCCATCATCAACGCTGCGGCCGTCAACGTTGCCATGCTCATCATCGGCCGGATTCTGCTAGGCTTTGGTGTCGGCTTCACAGCACAGGCAGCTCCCCTGTATCTCGCCGAGACATCCCCTGCAAGGTGGCGCGGAGCGTTCACCATGGCCTACCACAGCTTCCTCTGCGCCGGCACAGTGATCGCAAACGTCGTCAACTACTTCACAAACCCCATCCCGGACTGGGGCTGGCGCGTCTCTctcggcgccgcggcggtgccagccatcgtcatcgtcgccggcgccctCTTGGTCCCGGACACCCCCAGCAGCCTCGTGCTTCGCGGTCAGCAGGACAGGGCCCGCGCGTCGCTGCAGCGCATCCGCGGTgcggacgccgacgtcgagGCCGAATTCAAGGACATAGTCTGCGCCGTCGAGGAGGCGCGCCGGCACGACGAGGGCGCGCTGAAGAGGCTGCGCAGCAAGGGGTACCGGCCCTACGCGGTGATGATGGTGGCCATACCCGTGTTCTTCGAGTTCACGGGCTTCattgtcatcttcatcttcgCGCCGGTGCTGTTCCGGACGGTCGGGTTCAGCAGCCAGAAGGCCATCCTGGGCTCCGTCATCATCAACCTCGTGGGCTTGTGCGCTGTCGTCATGTCCTCCTTGGTCGTCGACCGCTTCGGCCGCAGGTTCTtgttcctcgccggcggcgtcagcATGCTGCTCTGCCAGGTGGCCGTGTCATGGATCCTAGCAGCGCACCTCGGGAAGCACGACGCCGCAGCGGGGGTGACGATGGCGCGGAGCTAcgcggaggcggtgctcgtgctCATGTGCCTCTACACCTTCAGCATGGGCTTCTCCTGGGGTCCGGTGAAGTGGGTGATATGGAGCGAGATCCACCCGGTGGACGTGAGGTCCGTGGGGCAGGCCATCTCCCTGTCCATCGCCTTCGTCATCTCCTTCGTGGAGACGCAGGTGTTCATGTCCCTGCTCTGCAGCCTCAAGTTCGCGATATTCCTCTTCTTCGCAGGATGGGTCCTGGCGATGACGGCTTTCATCGCGGCGTTCCTGCCGGAGACCAAGGGCGTGCCGCTCGAGGCCATGCGAGCGGTATGGGCACGTCATTGGTACTGGAGGAGGTTTGTCGTCGTACAGGACGCTAATAAGATTCCAGTTGAGTAA